In Romboutsia lituseburensis, a genomic segment contains:
- a CDS encoding ACT domain-containing protein: protein MKLKLFKENYAVCNLSNNISSPICIDTNSFYYITKFKEDLSIICLKKSIPKDASTDGDWRLLEILKPINLYLVGIASKISKMLKDCNISIFEIEVEDKNYFLIKESDVDNACEILEYNGFRFI from the coding sequence ATGAAGTTAAAATTATTTAAAGAAAATTATGCAGTATGTAATTTAAGTAATAACATAAGTTCACCGATATGTATAGACACAAATAGTTTCTATTATATAACTAAGTTTAAAGAGGATTTAAGTATAATATGCTTAAAAAAAAGTATTCCAAAAGACGCAAGTACCGATGGGGATTGGAGACTATTAGAGATATTAAAACCAATAAATTTATATTTAGTTGGAATAGCATCTAAAATTAGTAAAATGCTTAAGGATTGTAATATAAGTATATTTGAAATAGAAGTAGAAGATAAGAATTATTTTTTAATAAAAGAATCTGATGTAGACAATGCATGTGAAATTTTGGAGTACAATGGATTTAGATTTATTTAG
- a CDS encoding dicarboxylate/amino acid:cation symporter: MKKKMTLTNKILLGLLLGFIVGLILKQIPSGYMKDTVILGGIFKVLGTGFTSAIKMMVVPLVFVSLICGSASMGDVKKLGRIGGKTMAFYLSTTALAIIISLILGNVLKPGIGLDMSHMMSGDVAIGESKSIVEIILNIIPSNPIQSLANGEMLQVIFFAMLIGIAINVVGEKAEPLKVLFESANEVCMKMVNIIMLFAPYGVFALVADTFATVGTDAIFALLKYVAVVLIGLLIHVCVVYGGAFKLFTKQNVKPFLKKFTQVAAVTFSTASSNASVPVSLEIMEELGVGKSTRSFTIPMGATINMDGTAIMQGVAALFIAQIYGIDLGMNDMMTIVLTATLASIGTAGVPGVGMIMLSMVLQSVGLPLEGIGLIMGVERIIDMFRTTVNVMGDNVCTLVVANSEKDLNLEAYNSVFDKKVA, encoded by the coding sequence ATGAAGAAAAAAATGACATTAACTAACAAAATCTTACTAGGTTTATTGTTAGGATTTATAGTAGGATTAATATTAAAACAAATACCATCAGGGTATATGAAAGATACAGTAATATTAGGCGGAATATTTAAAGTATTGGGAACTGGATTTACTAGTGCAATAAAGATGATGGTAGTTCCACTAGTATTTGTTTCTTTAATTTGCGGTTCAGCATCTATGGGAGATGTAAAAAAGCTAGGTAGAATTGGTGGAAAAACTATGGCATTTTATCTATCAACTACTGCATTAGCAATAATAATATCTCTTATATTAGGTAACGTATTAAAGCCAGGGATAGGTTTAGATATGAGTCATATGATGTCTGGAGACGTAGCAATAGGTGAATCGAAATCAATAGTTGAAATAATTTTAAATATAATACCAAGTAATCCGATTCAGTCACTTGCAAATGGAGAAATGTTACAAGTTATATTCTTTGCAATGCTTATAGGAATAGCTATAAATGTTGTTGGAGAGAAAGCAGAGCCTTTAAAAGTTTTATTTGAAAGTGCTAATGAAGTATGTATGAAAATGGTAAATATAATAATGCTTTTTGCACCATATGGAGTATTTGCATTAGTTGCAGATACTTTTGCAACAGTTGGAACAGATGCTATATTTGCACTATTAAAATATGTTGCGGTAGTGCTTATAGGTTTATTGATACATGTATGTGTTGTATATGGAGGAGCATTTAAATTATTTACAAAACAAAATGTAAAACCATTCTTAAAGAAGTTCACACAAGTAGCTGCTGTTACATTTTCAACTGCATCAAGTAATGCATCTGTACCAGTTAGTTTAGAAATAATGGAAGAATTAGGCGTAGGTAAATCAACTAGATCATTTACAATACCTATGGGAGCAACTATAAACATGGATGGAACCGCTATAATGCAAGGTGTAGCTGCACTTTTTATAGCACAAATATATGGAATAGATTTAGGTATGAATGATATGATGACTATAGTTCTAACAGCGACTCTAGCATCTATAGGTACAGCTGGCGTTCCAGGAGTTGGAATGATAATGCTATCTATGGTATTACAATCAGTAGGATTACCATTAGAAGGTATAGGACTAATAATGGGTGTAGAAAGAATTATAGATATGTTCAGAACTACTGTAAATGTAATGGGAGACAATGTTTGTACATTAGTTGTAGCAAATAGTGAGAAAGATTTAAATTTAGAAGCATATAACAGTGTTTTTGATAAAAAAGTAGCTTAA
- a CDS encoding single-stranded DNA-binding protein, with protein MNNVILVGRLTREPEIQYIGNESTALTKFNLAVDRNCTNADKEKKADFIEIEVWGRQAETCSRYLNKGSMACIKGQIRVDRYQNSNGENRYSTKVRADMVKFLSFSKNTSTESNQDQYYDATSIFNKTKVSAKLAEDELPF; from the coding sequence ATGAATAATGTTATTTTAGTTGGAAGACTAACTAGAGAGCCTGAAATACAATATATAGGTAATGAATCAACAGCACTGACTAAATTTAATCTTGCAGTAGATCGAAATTGTACAAATGCAGATAAAGAAAAAAAAGCAGATTTTATAGAGATAGAAGTATGGGGTAGACAAGCTGAAACTTGCTCAAGATATTTAAATAAAGGTAGCATGGCTTGTATAAAAGGGCAAATAAGGGTAGACCGATATCAAAATTCTAATGGAGAGAATAGATACTCCACTAAAGTTAGAGCAGATATGGTAAAGTTTTTAAGCTTTTCAAAAAATACATCAACTGAATCTAATCAAGACCAATATTATGATGCTACATCTATATTCAATAAAACTAAAGTTAGCGCAAAACTTGCAGAAGATGAATTACCATTTTAA